The sequence TGTCGGCGGACCGGGCGCAGCTCGAAGGAATGGGCTTCGTCGCAGGGACTGTCCAAGTCGCCGAGGACGAGATGGAAATCCGCTTCGCCTGCGGTCGCGGCAGCGTGGCGATCAACTGGGTCTGCGAAGCGCGACTGCCCGAAGGCGGCCCGGTGCCGGATCCGATCTTCGGCTGGCGCGCCCCCTATGCCCCGGTGATCGAACGCAAGATCGAGATGTATCTCGACAGCCACGCCGAGAAGCACGCGCAGGACCTCCGGGAGATTGTGGCGCGATCGCTCAACGGGCGCGATCTTCCCGTCGACCTGTCGGCCCGGATCGCGCAACTGGAATCCATTGCGTCACCGGCCGAGACCGATGGCTGAGTCCGCCGCCACGCCGCGATCGGAAATCTTGCTGTGCATCCTGCTCTGGTCGTTGGGCGGGTTGACCGGGCCGATGCTCTATCCGGTTCTGCCCGACATGGCGGGCGCGCTGAACGAGGCTCCGGCCCGCGTGCACCTGACGGTGTCGCTGTTCTTCGCGGGTTTCGCGCTCTCCCACCTCGTGCTTCTACGTCTGGTGGAGCGCCTTGACTTCCTCGATCTCATTGCGCTGAGCCTCGTGCTCTTCATCGTCGCGAGCATCCTTGCCGCCCTAGCCGCGAACGTGGAGACGGTGATCGCGGCAAGGTTCGTGCAAGGACTGTCCTATGGCGTCCTACCCACTGCGGTCCGCGCCCTGCTCTGCCGGAACCGCAGCGCGGCGGCAGCCAACCGGGATCTGTCCATCGTGGCTGGCGTCGTCTTTCTGATCCCCATCGGGACACCCGTCGCTGGCGCCGCCTTGGCGGAGCGTTTCGGATGGAGCTCCGTTTTCTGGTTTCAGTGGATCTACGCGCTTGCCGTTCTGGTACCCGTGCTACTGCATCGCAAAACAGGGGAGCCACCGGAGCAATACTCCGTCCGCCGGGTCGCGCGGGTGCCGACGGCCGACATCCTCAAGAGGATGACGGCCGACCGCGCCGGTCTGGTCGCGGCAGCACAGATGGTTCTGCTCTACAGCCTCGTCATGCTGCTGCCCTTCGATATAGCGCGCGTCGTGCCGTCACTGAGCGAGCATGCAATGCGGGACGCCGCGATCCTCGTCGCGGCCTCGTTCGCCGCGATCGCGCTCGGCAGCTTCCTCGCCGCGCGGCGGACGTCGGCCTTCACTCCCGGCCTGCTGGCGACATGCGGGGCCGCTGCGGCGCTGGCAGCCGTCGAGGCCCTCGCCCAGCCGTCTCTGATCCGCTTCGGGGTGGGAACGACCCTTATCTCTGTTGGACTGGGTCTCACGGTCTGGTCAGCCATGGCCCGCGCAATGACTGCAGGAGGGGATGCGCCGCTTTTCCGCAGCGCGGTGCTCGGCTTTGTCCAATACGGTGGCGCTTTTCTGGTCGTCACCTTCACCAGTCTCTGTGTGCCGCCGCTGGCGTTCGGTCACTTCGCGGTCGCAACCGGGGTGCTCGTAAGCGTCCTACTGCTCACCGCGGCCAGTCACCGGACCGGAATCGGCGCCGCGCGGGTTGCGGAACAATAGAACCTGCGCACCGACGCTCGACGTTCAAAGCTGGATCACGCGCGACACGGCGGCTCTCGCAACGGCTTGCGTTTTCGACGAGACCCCGAGCTTGGAGGTCGCTCTTCGCAGGTAGAAGTAGACCGTCTTTTCACTCAGGCCGAGGATCTGAGCGGTCTCCCACGCTGTCTTCCCGCGGGCGGCCCATTCCAGCACCTCGACCTCGCGCACGGAAAGGGCTTTTGTAGCGCCGTCCTGTTTCGCGGTTATGTTGGACATTACCGAGTCGTGTAGAAGCAGCGCTGCATGCGATAAATCGGCGAGGTGGCCGTCGAGGAAACCTTCCCAGTCTGTCTTGGACCACTCGGCCGTTACGGAGAAAAGTGCACTCTCACCAAAGCGCCCCCAAACCGGAACCGACAGGCCGGTATGCCCGACGCCGAAATCCTCTGCCTCCTCGAAGAACGATCGCGATAGCGCCGTCTCGGAGCGCAGATCGTCCCAACCGAACGGTAGCAGGGTCTGCCGGGCGAAGCGAAGAACCGGATCGCTCTCACCATAGTTCCGTTCGAAATAGTGCTCGATCCAATCCTTCGGGTAGGTTGTGAACAGGATGTTCTCGGACCGCGATCCCGGTGGCGGGCAGACCCAGTAGTACGACATATGGCTCAGGCCGAAATGATCCTGCATCTCCGTCAGGAGATGTTCATAGTCTGGCACGGTCTCTCGCGCCTCGAACTGGCTCGAGAGATACCTTGAGAAAGATCGGACCGGAGCCATAAGCTTCTCCGACGAGGTGCCGCGCACTCTCGATATGCTACTTAGTTAAATATGTATTGATTTCGGGCGATTGTCTCGCCTTATGACATATTTAATTAATAGAAACTAAATCAAATTGTGTCCGCCCAGACGGATTCTTGTCGCAGTGCCGCTTGGGCTGCGCGGCCTTCTTACGGTCAGATCGAGGGTTGGGTTCGGAACATGATTATCATTGCAAACGGCGCGGACGAT is a genomic window of Pontivivens ytuae containing:
- a CDS encoding LuxR family transcriptional regulator codes for the protein MPDYEHLLTEMQDHFGLSHMSYYWVCPPPGSRSENILFTTYPKDWIEHYFERNYGESDPVLRFARQTLLPFGWDDLRSETALSRSFFEEAEDFGVGHTGLSVPVWGRFGESALFSVTAEWSKTDWEGFLDGHLADLSHAALLLHDSVMSNITAKQDGATKALSVREVEVLEWAARGKTAWETAQILGLSEKTVYFYLRRATSKLGVSSKTQAVARAAVSRVIQL
- a CDS encoding MFS transporter; the encoded protein is MAESAATPRSEILLCILLWSLGGLTGPMLYPVLPDMAGALNEAPARVHLTVSLFFAGFALSHLVLLRLVERLDFLDLIALSLVLFIVASILAALAANVETVIAARFVQGLSYGVLPTAVRALLCRNRSAAAANRDLSIVAGVVFLIPIGTPVAGAALAERFGWSSVFWFQWIYALAVLVPVLLHRKTGEPPEQYSVRRVARVPTADILKRMTADRAGLVAAAQMVLLYSLVMLLPFDIARVVPSLSEHAMRDAAILVAASFAAIALGSFLAARRTSAFTPGLLATCGAAAALAAVEALAQPSLIRFGVGTTLISVGLGLTVWSAMARAMTAGGDAPLFRSAVLGFVQYGGAFLVVTFTSLCVPPLAFGHFAVATGVLVSVLLLTAASHRTGIGAARVAEQ